TTGGGTGTTTCGGATGGTTATGTGTTCTAGTGCGGCTTCTCCGCCTTTGAATATGGCGGTGGCTCCGCTGTTGGTGATGTTGACGTTTTCAATGAGTATATTTTTGTTATAGTCTCCATAGCCTCCTAAGTAAACACCTTGTGCATTAGGAGCGTTTATATTTGCACTATCAACAGTGATGTTGGTGTTGGTGCCCGTCATCATCACTCCTTGTTGGCAGTTGTTAATGGTAAGGTTAGTCAGGGTAACGTCGTTAGTTCCTGTAACTAGAACTCCTGCGGAATTTGTTGCCCCACTTAGTATGAAACCAATAATATTGGCATATGCGCCCTGGTTGTTAACTGTGAACACAGGATTAGCGGGGATTGAAGATCCGCTAACTGTTACCTGACCCGTGCTCTGTACTGTGAGGTTGGCTTTATTCACTACAATGTTTTCATTGTAGGTGTAGGGAGTTCCACCATTGTCATAAACACTTATGGTGTCACCACTTATGGTGGATTCATTGTCTATGGCATCCTGAATGGAAGTATAATTATATGTCCCTCCTGGGCCCACGGTCCAATCTGCCGCTGAAACAGTACCCAAACATAGTGATAAAATAACTGCTAAGGTAATGAGAATGAAAGGTAAGGTGTACTTTTTGGTAAATTTAGGTCGGTTAAGTTCAGTTCGTTTTTTGTTCACGTTCTTTTTCACCTCCTTTATGCTCGATAAATATAAATTCATGTTATATGGTTACTTAATAATAAATTTTTCCTAAGTCAAACAAAACTTTATTCTATTAACAAATTTGTTGAGTTTATTTTATTGTTAAACGCATTTTAATCCACATTTTTATAGAATAATTCTTTAAAAATTATAAAACACTGAAATCTCAATGAAATTGGATTATCTTAAGATATAATTATTCCAATCTACTCTCATACTATACCTTATGTATTCAGTTGAATGGATGATTGTTGCGTACAATGTGAACATTGAAATGAAAAAGGATAGAATTGTTTCCCTATTTCTAGAGCAATTTTTTTAGGGGAAAATATAATTTTGAAAGAATTATAATGTTATAGTTGTAAATCTTAAATCATGATAATAACATCATGTTAAACTCATCATACTTAACCGTAAAGGTTATATATTTAAAGGAGCCGAACGATGCATATTAGTAAAAAAACGAGTTATAACTTATAAGTTATAAGGAGATGGGTTATGAGGATAGAAGTTGATCCAGAAAAATGTACTGGTTGCGGAGTATGTAAGGAAGAATGCCCCAAAGGTGCCAAGATCTGGGATATTAATAAAAAGGCCATGGCCACCAATTTAAGATTCTGTCACCTGTGCACGATCTGTGCTTCCAAGTGTCCAGAAGATGCAATCCGTATCATAAGGGATGATGAAGATGAACCGAAAAAGCAAGATACAGAGGAAGACCTCTGAAACCAGTATAACCATTGAACTTGATGTGGATGGTACTGGACAGTACCAGGTGGAAACCGGTATCCAGTTTTTAAACCACATGCTGGAATCCTTCACCAGACACAGTCTGTTCGATTTGAAGGTGGAAGCCCAGGGTGATACGGAAATAGATGACCACCACACTGTGGAAGACGTGGGGATAGTGCTGGGAGAAGCTCTGCACCAGGCCCTTGGTGACAAGAAAGGGATAAGGAGAATGGCTCATGCACTGATACCCATGGACGAATCCCTGGCCATGGTAGCCGTGGATCTCTCCGGACGCAGTTACACTGTACTGGATCTGAACTTCCACCAGACCAAAGTAGGTGACCTCAGCACCGAGAACGTGGGTCACTTTTTAGAGTCACTGGCCCAGAGTGGGAAGATAAATCTCCACGCCCGTGTGGAAGGGGAAAACGATCATCACCAGGTGGAAGCAATATTTAAGGCCCTGGCCCGTGCCCTGCACGATGCCACCAGAGTGGTACACGACCGGGTACCCAGTACCAAGGGAGTCATTTAAAATAAATAGGGGGACCGAAGGGGCATGACTGAGGAGAAAGAACCTTCCACACCAGTACCACGCATTCCAAAGGGTCGGATGGAAACACTGACCGATGGAATATTTGCCATAGCCATGACTCTACTGGTTTTAAGCCTGGAAGTACCCACCTTACCCGTCAATCCCACCCCCACCATAATCAACAATTATGTCTTTAACCTACTGTTACCCCAGATAGGAATATACATAATCAGTTTCGCGATTTTAGGCGGTTTTTGGTTAAACCACTACGTATTTTACGGTATAAAACACGTTGACAATTCCCTGCAGTGGTTAAACATTTTCTGGTTAATGTCCATTGCCATAGTGCCCTTTTCCACATCATTAATGAGTACTTATGGCCAGTATCAATTTGCAGAGATTATATTTGCTTTGAACATGCTGGTAATAGGTATTTTATATTATTCTCTCTTTAATTACGCTTTAAATCATGAAATGCTTTACGAGCAGATCCTACCCTATGCAGATAAGATCAAACGATCCAACCTTTTACTGCCGGTTATATCTTTTATAGCCATAGCAACTTCCTTTATCATTCCCGTGGGAACTATTTTAATTTTTTTACTGGTACCAGTTCTGTTAAATATACGTAACATTGCCAATAAAAAAAAGCAAACAGAATAAACACTGCAAAATTATTAACTTATTCCCTTAACAGATAATTTTCAAATAAAGAGGAAAGTCAATTAAGGAGACCCTATGAATCCCGAAGATGAAAAAAAACCTGGATTGTATTTTCCCACCAATAGACTGGAAACCCTGACTGATGGTCTCTTTGCCATAGCCATGACCATTCTGGTGGTGACCATCGAGATACCCATGGGCCCTATCCACACATCACAACTGTTTCTACAGACTACTGGAGAAATTTTACCCAAATACGTGGTGTACTTCCTGAGTTTCCTAATATTGGCTGGTTTTTGGATAAACCATCATATATTATTCCTGATTAAAAAGACCAATCTAACTCTAACCTGGATAAATGTCTTCTGGTTAATGTTCATAACCCTGGTGCCTTTATCCACTTCAATAATTGCACAATTTCCCCAATATCAGCTATCACAGTTTATTTTCGACTTAAATCTTCTCATGATAGGTTTGTTCTCCTATATGATCTGGAGGTATGCCCTGGACCACGATCTAATCCGGGAGAATGCCAAACCATACGACCCTTACATTAGAAGGATCACCCTGTTCATGCCGGCGATAGTTTTCCTATCCATATGCATCTCTTTTTTCAACCTAAAATTGAGCTTATTGATTCTGTTCATGATCCCGGTGCTTTTTGTAGTGGCCATTAAGGTGTGGACCTGGAGGGATCTTAAAAAATTGATCCTGCGCACCAAAGACTAAAAAACTTATTCCCCCCAAAAAATAAGAAATATCCTTGTAAATAAATTCTGGAGATAAAAAGATGAAAACACTCATTGCCTGTTACTCCTACTCTGGGAACACCCTAACTGTTGCTCAGAAACTCCAGGAGTTAATAAATGCTGATCTTACACGTATAGAACCTGAAAAAGACAGATGGTATGTTATTAAGGCCATCCATGCCTATTTAGAGAAAAAATGGTCCATAAAACCATGCATAACTGATATCAGTGAATACGACTGTTTAATTGTCTGCAGCCCAGTCTGGGCCGGACGCGCCACCCCCGGTGTTAACCAGTATCTGGAAGAGGTGGAGAATGTTTCCGGTAAGAAATGTGCTGCCCTGGTAACCATGGGTGGTGATGGTTCACAGGTAGCCACCATTAAAATCCGTGAAGCCCTGGAAGAACAGGGAATGGATTTTATCGGGAAACTAGTTATTGGAGGTAAAGACCAGGAAAGTGGAGAATGGGAAGGCAAAACCCAGGAATTTGCCCAGTATTTTGGGGAATAATTAGGTTCATGACCTGATTTTTCCTTTAAACCCCTTATTTTATATTACCCGTATTTTTAAAGGTTATGGAAGTAATGAAAAATTCTGCCAAAATCAATTCCCGAGATAGTTTCGCGGGCGTACTCATTATATATGTTATTTGAAGCTTCCTTTAATTCATCTGACTTTATACCATGGTTTATGGACATTTTAGCTTCTATAAATGCCGCCAGCCGATCAACAGCCTTCAGAAGTTCCCCATCCAATGGTGAGAATTCATCTTCATTGTAATCTCGGTTGATATTTTTGAAACTCAACCCCAAAATAACATGTTGATTATCCTGAATTTTGTTTTCAAATTCTGATTCTGAAAAATACTTCATATCCATGTGCCATGGCCGGGGTAGCAGGGGGAGAAGTTCTTCATTCATCTGAAACTCTTCATAATCCTTAATAATTTCTTTGAGACCTTCTACCGAATCTTTAACCGGAGATATAATATCTTTGGTCAGCACTTCCGGTAGATCGTGAAAGAGTCCAGCATAAAAATTATTGTAAAAACGTTTAGGGCAGGCCTGAACGTTCATTTCCATGGTGCAAAGGTAACTGGTAGCCGCCACAATAAACATGTGCCCCAAAACCGATGTTTCAGGTATACGTGGAATGTGGGCCCATCTTTTCTGGAAGCGAAGCTGGCCACACCGGTCAATGAAGCCAAAGGATTTTTTCCCCAGAAGGATCTTCTGCACCCCGATAAGGTCGTAGTGATCCTCGATCTGGTTTTCAATGTTCTCTTTGGTCTGTTCAATACCGTGAATGAACGGTGCGGTATGGTAGATGATCTTGAACTCCCACTGTGTAGCTAAATAGTGGGCGGCACGTAAAATTCGTCTTTCCAGTGTGTTAGAACTTTGCAAGTAGTAATTCTTAAACCTCTCCTGGAAACCATGATTCAACCCTTCCATATCATTTTTAAGCTCTTTAAACACGTGTTTATTCAATTCTTCACCTTTTTCTTTCATCATACGATGGAAAACAGGGGGTTTGATATCAGTTAAGACTGTGCGATGAAGAAACTCAAAAATTCCCCCTTCAATCAGGGCCAGCCAGTCTACACTATGAGGACCCATGCGGTCCTCTTCGAACCGGGCGATGACATAGGCAATTACCATTTTATGGGCCTGTTTATCCAGTTCCGTAAATTCCACCGGACGTATATGGTCGTTCCAGCGCTGCATACTGGCTGCCTTGGAGAAGCGTTCTACGATATTTTCGATCATCTAGACACCTTGGAAATTGAGATAAGTATGATAGTTATATCGAATTCATATTAAATATATAATTTTCATAAAATCAGAAAAAGAAAAATGAAGCATGTAGAAATGTTTCAAAAAAAGAACAATGGGTTTCTAATTCCTACTAGGCATAGCAAGTCCACCTAAGACCATTAGTATGGCCAACATTACCCCCAATAAGGGCA
Above is a genomic segment from Methanobacterium formicicum containing:
- a CDS encoding right-handed parallel beta-helix repeat-containing protein yields the protein MNKKRTELNRPKFTKKYTLPFILITLAVILSLCLGTVSAADWTVGPGGTYNYTSIQDAIDNESTISGDTISVYDNGGTPYTYNENIVVNKANLTVQSTGQVTVSGSSIPANPVFTVNNQGAYANIIGFILSGATNSAGVLVTGTNDVTLTNLTINNCQQGVMMTGTNTNITVDSANINAPNAQGVYLGGYGDYNKNILIENVNITNSGATAIFKGGEAALEHITIRNTQ
- a CDS encoding 4Fe-4S binding protein, giving the protein MRIEVDPEKCTGCGVCKEECPKGAKIWDINKKAMATNLRFCHLCTICASKCPEDAIRIIRDDEDEPKKQDTEEDL
- the hisB gene encoding imidazoleglycerol-phosphate dehydratase HisB; this translates as MNRKSKIQRKTSETSITIELDVDGTGQYQVETGIQFLNHMLESFTRHSLFDLKVEAQGDTEIDDHHTVEDVGIVLGEALHQALGDKKGIRRMAHALIPMDESLAMVAVDLSGRSYTVLDLNFHQTKVGDLSTENVGHFLESLAQSGKINLHARVEGENDHHQVEAIFKALARALHDATRVVHDRVPSTKGVI
- a CDS encoding TMEM175 family protein → MTEEKEPSTPVPRIPKGRMETLTDGIFAIAMTLLVLSLEVPTLPVNPTPTIINNYVFNLLLPQIGIYIISFAILGGFWLNHYVFYGIKHVDNSLQWLNIFWLMSIAIVPFSTSLMSTYGQYQFAEIIFALNMLVIGILYYSLFNYALNHEMLYEQILPYADKIKRSNLLLPVISFIAIATSFIIPVGTILIFLLVPVLLNIRNIANKKKQTE
- a CDS encoding TMEM175 family protein; amino-acid sequence: MNPEDEKKPGLYFPTNRLETLTDGLFAIAMTILVVTIEIPMGPIHTSQLFLQTTGEILPKYVVYFLSFLILAGFWINHHILFLIKKTNLTLTWINVFWLMFITLVPLSTSIIAQFPQYQLSQFIFDLNLLMIGLFSYMIWRYALDHDLIRENAKPYDPYIRRITLFMPAIVFLSICISFFNLKLSLLILFMIPVLFVVAIKVWTWRDLKKLILRTKD
- a CDS encoding flavodoxin family protein gives rise to the protein MKTLIACYSYSGNTLTVAQKLQELINADLTRIEPEKDRWYVIKAIHAYLEKKWSIKPCITDISEYDCLIVCSPVWAGRATPGVNQYLEEVENVSGKKCAALVTMGGDGSQVATIKIREALEEQGMDFIGKLVIGGKDQESGEWEGKTQEFAQYFGE
- a CDS encoding HD domain-containing protein, encoding MIENIVERFSKAASMQRWNDHIRPVEFTELDKQAHKMVIAYVIARFEEDRMGPHSVDWLALIEGGIFEFLHRTVLTDIKPPVFHRMMKEKGEELNKHVFKELKNDMEGLNHGFQERFKNYYLQSSNTLERRILRAAHYLATQWEFKIIYHTAPFIHGIEQTKENIENQIEDHYDLIGVQKILLGKKSFGFIDRCGQLRFQKRWAHIPRIPETSVLGHMFIVAATSYLCTMEMNVQACPKRFYNNFYAGLFHDLPEVLTKDIISPVKDSVEGLKEIIKDYEEFQMNEELLPLLPRPWHMDMKYFSESEFENKIQDNQHVILGLSFKNINRDYNEDEFSPLDGELLKAVDRLAAFIEAKMSINHGIKSDELKEASNNIYNEYARETISGIDFGRIFHYFHNL